The following are from one region of the Capsicum annuum cultivar UCD-10X-F1 chromosome 1, UCD10Xv1.1, whole genome shotgun sequence genome:
- the LOC124898140 gene encoding uncharacterized protein LOC124898140, producing the protein MARCYILASMKNVLQHQYQSMTTAYNMLESLKEMFGEQNRPIKQMSMKALLTTKMVEVTSIREHVLKIMSLLNELEILGAVIDKESQVEMVLQTLSDSFQQFCLNYNMNKMDLSLMKLLNEL; encoded by the coding sequence ATGGCAAGATGCTACATTCTTGCCTCTATGAAAAATGTGTTGCAGCATCAATATCAGTCCATGACTACTGCTTACAATATGCTTGAATCTCTCAAAGAGATGTTCGGAGAGCAAAATCGTCCGATAAAGCAGATGTCCATGAAAGCTCTTTTGACCACAAAAATGGTTGAAGTAACTTCGATAAGGGAACATGTTCTTAAAATAATGAGTCTATTGAACGAGCTGGAAATTCTTGGTGCGGTTATTGATAAGGAGTCTCAGGTTGAGATGGTCCTACAGACTCTTTCAGATAGTTTTCAGCAGTTTTGCTTGAattataacatgaataagatgGACTTATCTCTTATGAAACTGTTGAATGAGCTGTAA